A stretch of DNA from Malus sylvestris chromosome 9, drMalSylv7.2, whole genome shotgun sequence:
CACTTTGCCCTCTGAATAATTTGACTTTCATGTATAACACAACAATTTACCTAGGACCAAGActcggggcggatcacttcccgggcccgctccaccaccgtagcacaatattgtccgctttgggcttaccattccctcacggttttgtttttgggaactcacgaacaacttcccagtgggtcacccatcctgagagTGCTCTAGcctcattctcgcttaacttcgaagttcctacggaactcgaagccagtgagctcccaaaaggtctcatgctaggtagggatgagaatatacatttaaggatcactcccctaggcaatgtgggatgttacaatccgccccccttaggggcccgacgtcctcgtcggcatacTTCCGGCCAggaattggctctgataccaattgtcacatccccgctTGGGCGAACCACATCCCatgcccgctccaccaccgtagcacgatattgtctgctttggaccctgtccacgccctcacggttttgtttctgggaactcacgagcaacttcccagtaggtcacacatcttgggagtgctctggcccccttctcgcttaacttcggagttcctacgaaacccgaagccagtgagctcccaaaaggcctcgtgctaggtagggatgggaatatacaattaaggatcactcccctgggcgatgtgggatgttacaatccaccccccttaggggcccgatgtcctcgtcGTCACACTTTCTGGCCAggaattggctctgataccaattgtcacatcccgacccggggcaTATCACTTCTCAGGcctgctccaccaccgtagcacgatattgtctgctttaggcttaccattccctcaagattttgtttttgggaactcacgagcaacttcccagttggtcacccatcctgggaatgctctagcctcattctcgcttaacttcggagttcctacggaactcgaagtcagtgagctcccaaaaagcctcatgctaggtagggatgagaatatacatttaaggatcactctcctgggcaatgtgggatgttacaatttcACTCATCAATGCCCATGAAcgttaaatcaatttgaaattttaattcttatggaatttaaaacaatcattaattagccaaattgcaagaaaaataactaagaaacacaattaaaaataataaaaggagaATATAAGTGTATTCGCAAGTGGAGGAAGAGTGATACAATTTTGCTCACATGGATTGCTACTTTTTGTGGGCCCTTCAATCTTCAATGCATAACATTCGTAGAATTTGTCTTTTGTGAATGCTTGAATATCATATCATCACTTATGAACATATAAACtggaacaaaataataataataataataataacaccCAACAAAATATATCCACAaccataaaatataaattaatagtttaccaaataaaaaaagattaaactCATAGATTCCATATGCTTACATTATTTGCAATCCTCTAAACCTAGTTATATATTTTGATTCGCCCCCTTCAATTGTATAGAGAGGCTTAggatttgaaaaagaaagagatgaagaggaagaaagaataaaagaattGTAGAGGAATGATGGTGAAGGCTAGGGTTCATGCTTGCtatgtaaaaaaaaacaagCCAAAGACAATTACACGTAAAATATATTCCTTTTTGTTGTTAGGGGTTAGTTTTAGTTTatcttgattaaaaaaaatcaggCCGGCAAAGTAGAGTGCACACAGGAGtaggggtggaaaaaattcccaaaaatctcgaaccaaaccgaaaaaatcccgatcccaatCCGAAATTCCCGAAATTTTTGGGATGCTATCCAGAACCGATCCTGAAATTTTGGTACGGGATTCGGAATTGGCTTCTCGATATTTTgggaatcccataccgaaccagaaatatataatattaattattattatatatatatatttctacatatatattatatatattattcttttataattgatgCTAGTAGTTTCTAATTCATGCTCTGCAACCTGGAATGCCCTACACCttgcatatttttcatgttctatttaatattcatttggattttattattgcTGCTACCATGGTTGATGATTTCAGAAGGCTTGATTCTTTTGTCTCTTAACAGATtgcaaaaagggtttaattaatttgaattttgactttGATAAAAACAGTCAGGCATGCCAGTGTTCGATTAAATGGTAGTGTGAATGAAATGACATTCCTAGTTCATGAATGTgttcttgaattatatatttgaagaacaattcataatttcatatttcaatttgggattcccAATTTGTCTCGAAATCCCAAAAATATTTATGGATTCCCGaaatttgggattcccgaaaatttggtttgggaatgGTCTTCAAATTTCCGTCCCGAAAATTTTCGATTTGGAATTCGGGATACTAGTTTCAGTATGGTATCcaataccgaaccacccctacaCAGGAGTCGTATGGACCATTTTTCAAAacagaaaaatcaaattaaaaacaatacATAAAAACAGAGCAATTCGCAAGTGATTTCTAGGATGTTacgtacccatttttttttaatggtatTTCATTGTGTCTCCACTATACAACATTTGAAACATACTTAGGTTAGAAAACCTTAATTTTGACGCATATGTGGAATTTTTGGGTTAGGTCTTTGTTTCTAGTTAACTTTAATTTATTATTCCGACAGTTTCTCTCTTTGACTGGCTGGTTTTATACGTATATTCTGGAGTCTGCACCAAGAATTAGTCTACTAATTTTGTTCccgatttatttatttatttcttcttctggACCATCATCTCGAACCTTGCAAGACTTAGCCATGCATAGTCAAGGTCATGATCATATTACTATTGAAGACCCAGCTCAATCTCAATTTGTGCAATAATTTATCTCGCTATTAGACCTATAAATAGCCCTCCAAATACAAAGCTTTTGCAATATATCCACAATCTGCTTAATCATAAGTGCTTAAGTAGTTTACAATGGCTTCAAAATGTACTCTTTCTCTGTTCACAATCACTtttctctttgtcctcctttctctcttctcccatgCAACGTCGTCAGAAACCCATAACAAAAACACGTCGCCATTCGAGTTTCTCAACCATCTTAAGGGGTGTCACAAGGGCGACAAGGTCCAAGGCATCCAAGACCTAAAGAAGTACCTTGAAAAATTTGGATACTTAAACGGCCATTCCGATAATGATGATTTCGACGACATCTTGGAGTCAGCGATCAAAACTTACCAGCTCAACTACCACCTCAAAGCCACCGGAACATTAGATGACAAAACCGTATCAAAAATGATGATGCCGCGATGCGGTGTGCCAGACATCATCAATGGCACCACCTCCATGCGATCGGGAAAGAAAAGACACCCTCACCACCACAGCGGACATGGTTCGCCTCACACGGTTGCTCATTATTCTTTCGTCCCCGGAAACCCTAAATGGCCTTCTTCTAAGTACCATCTCACCTATGCTTTTGATCAAAGCACCCCAACTGATGCCCGGGACGCAGTTGCGCGCGCTTTTGCAACATGGGCAGGCAACACACACTTCTCGTTCAGTCAATCCCAAACCTATGAGAACGCGGATCTGACAATAAGTTTTGCTAGTGGTGATCATGGAGATGGGAGCCCATTTGAAGGCCGAGGCGGGACACTTGCTCATGCATTTGCACCGACCAATGGGAGATTCCACTACGATGCCGATGAGCCGTGGGCTGTGGGAGCTGTGGAGGGTGCTTATGACTTGGAGACTGTGGCATTGCATGAAATCGGACATCTGTTGGGGCTACGACATAGCTCTGTTGAAGGAGCTGTGATGTCCTCCACCGTTCGTACTGGATTTGCTCAAAGTTTGCATGCAGATGATATTCAAGGAATTAAAGCTTTATATAATACTTGATCTTCACATGCATATTCACATAATCAAGAGTACTCAAAGATTAATCATTAAATTAAGTAGTATTTATTATTGAAGTTCACCCTGTTTTTTCATCCCTTAATCAAATAAGGTACCTCAACTTGAGTGTATTGAAATTctgcaataattaattaaagttgtAGCAGCATACATATgctgaaaatatgattttttttttttttggagcttTTGAAGCTTATAGAAATATGGATGTCTGGCCTTCTATATGTTGAACGTGTGTTAACTCTGATGTTTTAGGAACACGCATATATAATGCAActttcaatttgttttgtatTTACAGTCAATTTGTTTTGTGTAATTGTGTTTCTgctaaaatatttgaaaattttatgtaTTATATTCTTCTTTGTATAGAGGCCAATCCGCCAATATGTGTACAGATTAATTATAAGGGAAGAAAACTACAAGATTGTAAGAAAACCTTATTACAAATAGATGATAGAATAGTATTTTTgctctcctcctccttcctctcctTCCCAGTTGGAGTCTTCCATCAAAACTTACCAGCTTAACTACAGCCTCAATTCTACCGTAAAACTAGACGCGGAAACTGTACGGAATATGATGAAGTCTTGATACGGTGTTCCGGATATTGTCAATGGCACCACCTCTATGCAATCAGGAAATAAACCTCACCATAACGGTGGACATGGTTTGACTAACACGGTTGAgcattattctttattttggagttttaacgaaacacttccggtactgtttacttttaacgaaaaaccgtATTTTACATTTTCCTTGTACTATTTACTACacctttatttatcatttttcattaaaactaaattttttttaaacttttcattaattttctatttttcgtAAACGTGCTCATGGAGATGGATACCCATTTGATGGCCACCGTGGAGTCTTGGCCCATTCTTTTGCACCTACTGATGGGAGATTTCACTACGACGCGGATGAACGGTGGGCTGTGGATGTTGTGACGGGTGCTTATGACTTGTAGTCTGTGGCTTGGCATGAAATTGGGCATCTGCTTGGGCTTGGGCATAGTTCTCTGTTCGAGGAGCTGTAATACTTCCCACCATTAGCTCTGGCTTCACACGCCGGAGACTGACTAGGGATGATATTAGTGGAATCAAAGCTCTATACAACATTGGATCGATGATGATCACCACGTTCACTTATTAGTAAGTTCATCAAAAGCCGTGAACTTATaatatttcataattttctgTATCAAATAAATTTGTCAAAATCCATGAACTTATAATGTTTCTTAGTTTCTTGTATCAAATAAATATACCTATTGTACGAAAAAATTTATCTTATAACGGGTAAAAATTCTCCTCTCAGCATATAACTGACGATAATTAAGATTCTCCAATCAAATAAACTGTACCTAAATGCTATAAagtaataaacaaataaaagttGTACCGGTATGTATATGTCGGACAAAATTACAAAGAGCTTTATTTACAGATTTCATCTTCCAAGTCCAAATCCTTCGTACTCGTGTAACACCTAgacaaaattacataaaacacaaAGCTCAATGCACTTAGTGAGGCCAAAAACGAGTAGTATTTATCAAGTCTAGCTTCATTCATGTCATCGGAGAACCAGCTCTGCCTTCCTCCTGAACTTGTAACTGCTTCAACTGTTGCAATCAGAAGGGTACTCAGGTAACTTCCCACCCCAAAAACACTAGTGTACAATGCAAAGGCCATTGTTCTCATTCTTCTGGGGACTTCAGAGTAAAAGAACTCTTGTATTTCAACAACGGTGAAAATGTCTGAAATGCCTAAAAGAATGTACTGTGGAAGTAGCCAAAAGATGCTAAACGGTACAGTTTCGGATTGAGATCCCAGCATTTCTCTGCTGATCTTGAGCCTTTTTGCTTCCACAACCGCTGCAATGACCATTGCTATGACCGAAGCGAACATTCCGATCCCCATCCGTTGCATCACGCTAATACCCTATTCATTAGACGTAACCAGACGCGTAATCGGGATCATTATTTTGTCATATAGAGGCATCAGGAGGATTATGGAAAGTGTGATAGCGCTTTGAAGAGTTGCTGGTGGTACCTTGAAGTTGCTTCCAATGTTCCTCTTCATCGTGATGCCTTGTTTGGTGGAAAATGTTGGAGGCTGTTGGAAAATCACTGCAAACATCAAAAGCATAATCCATATTGGCAGAAGCCTCAAAAGCACTTTTGCattttcaagcacgtagaagcCACTTTTGGGATTCCCAACCAAGCTTGCTGTGCTGCTATTATTTTGACGGCAAAGCGGTTTCTCTTGAGGCCTATATAGTATAAAACCAGCCAAATAATATATCATTAGCATCAGAATTCATGTACATTAAttctaatgaaaatggcttaaaaattttgagttttaacgataatgacaaaataaagggtaaagtgaatagtcctatgattgactttttagtataaaaatgtggtttttcattaaaatgaacagtaccgaaagcttttcgttaaagtttccgtAATCCTAAGGAAATATTTTTGATCCACActctcattttctccttttggCAGTCATCCATTTATTTATGTCACTTCATTCTCCCTTGTTTATTCAACCCAACAGGTAAGGGAGGAGTGCATGGGAGAAAAACAGTGTGGGAAAATCATTTCTTTAATTGTAAACTTGACCGTTAAAACCACAAAAAGAAGTACCTTGTTAGAAATTAGTTAACTTACTCTAGCTCGGTAACTATGTTGAAAATAGGCTTATAATCCATGGCCTCATCATTCTCTCTATATGTATAGATTCGGCTTCCACACATAAACACGAAAACCGATATAACCATCGATATCATGGGGATGGCGAAACCTATAATCCAACCGAAAGTGTCTTGAATGTAGGACATGAGAGTGACACCCATGAGGCTGCCACTGCAAACACCAAAATACCAACACTGAAAAAACATTCTATTTTTGCTTGATTTTTAATCGTCTTTGCTGCTAGGAAGTTCCTCTTCACTGTCCAGTTGGTCTGCTCCAAATGCTTGCAGCGATGGGTTGTATCCACCTTGACCTAGAGAAATCAAGTACAGAGAGCAAAACAGAAATGATGAATTGGAACTTGTTTTGTTTGCAGCAGGTGTTGCCCGGGTGAATGCCGTTGATGTCAATGCCACAAGCccctaaaaacaaaaccatgtaTATGTGAGCTTATAGTTGCACCTTTCCTACACATTTAGAGCAAAAATTTATCGTGACCAAATTGAAAGTCGAGAGCCCAAATCAGAAAAAGATCATAAACGGTAGTTGTAGTTCGGAGGTTTTATTTATAAAAGACCTCAATGCAATTAGTAGTAAACCTACTtgttttttttaccatttttttgAACATTAAACCCATTCGTTATGACCTTATATACTTCAACAATAAATTAAGAGGCATTTCTAAAAATCTCCACTATATTCTAATGGAAAGAAGATTAGTGCAGATGACTCATACTCCATTTTAAATCTATCATCAGCAACATCTTgataaaaaaattccaaaagaaaaaaaaatacattatttGTGCTGAGCTTTTAAACTTTTAGCAAACGAGGAATTTCTGTTCAATAAGATACCTAACTAGATGCATCCACTTTTAACTATAGAAATTCCTATTTATCAATGATATCCTATGATCAAGATAATTGGCCTAAATTCGTTAAAACTATTTTATAGATAGTCATTGATATTAAGTAAGAGTCAAAGAGTAAGTGCATATGTGGGTCATGTCAGTTGGCCAGTGTAGCGTGTACACCTTGCGCTAAAATTTGAATCTCACTTTCAACTAGTTAAAGATATCcctttttgtcaaaaacaaaggaagggaagggagAAAACAAAGTGAATGTGCACACTTACTGCAACATAGAGGAAAGAACAGACCAAGATGGTGGGATATCAATCCCAGTAAGAGTCGACAAGGGGTGCAACTAAGAGTGGGAGCATGGATGTGAACCCACACCAACTGTTTACCGTCTTGGCCGCTGCCGAGTTGCTCATTTTCACCACATCGGTTAAATAAGTCACTAGATTCGATGCCACTCCTTTGTATGCAAATCTCTCCATCCCAGCAATCACTATAATTATAAATAAACAGACAAAAATTAACCCATCTGGCCTGTAAAACTCATATCATGAAGAGAGTATGATTAAATTACCTATCAGAAGAAAGCCAGAGGAGCCGAGTCTTTTTCCTCCTGATCCAGCCATGATGTCCAAAATTATATCAAAGGATGGCTGCTCGTGATCCCTCTGCTTTGATGTGATGCGAAGCTACTAGAGTATTGAGCTATAGCCACGGAGCTCGGCTTTAGCTCTCCTATAAATCTGTCATCATTCGGAGATTACTGTGCTGCTACAGTTGTTTTCATATTCCTACCAACAAGCAATAATGAAAACTTCGTCATCATTGGCAATATATTTCCTTCCTTCCCAAACACTTGTGAAAATGTTTTGTATATATAATGATAAGCTCTCCAACAATGCTCGCACAAAATTATTAGGCAATGGAAAGAGCTATCAAAGTTTAATGGATTccactttattttatttttcttctgttttgggCATGGTGTCTTCATGGCGACGTGACCAAGAGAGCAAGGATCTGATGCAACAAAATAAGCCCCATACGTCAGTCTCTAACGTTCATTGTTTGATATCCTACTGATATATGTGCCACATAATGGAACACGTGGAGCGTTTGACACGTAGGATGGGGCCAGCCCTCCTGCTTTGTGTTCCATGTGATGCGAATCATGTGATATTAGGAAAAAATttaattgtgacgggaacacggaGGGtacattatatgtttttatgcaagtggtggaaaattttaatttttaagttattaatcttttaacacacataaccgaCCATTTATATAGGGACACGTGGTATACCACTTCGTATGATAggaacactgaaaaatctctcgtgatATACATGGAAGATTACCAAGGGTATTCCAATTAAGTTCCAACTAGTAATTATATAAACCATATAGAGTTGATGGATGATAAATAAATGGGATACTTTCATGCAATTAAACCCTAAAAGTAGCTTACTTAACCATTCATGTTTTTTTGCCAACCATACATCAAAGGCATGTTAGAATAGGTTCATTAATTTTTAGAATTTTCTCTGTGATTATTGTTTTTTAAGGTAATAGGTattttattaaacaaataaaacgaAAAACATCGTCATCAAAATACAATtttataagattttttttattagcacacCACATACTGTTGAATACACCTCACATTCAAATTtgatattaaatgacttatacACCCTATTATGCAATGCCAATTTCGACCTTATTAGgttagaataaaaaataaaaaatttctgaataaacccaaatcacttttaacgtattatttatctactTTTTTTGTCTTCCCAACAAATGCAAGCAAAATGATAAAACTGCCGGATTAGAACTTGAATGGAGTGTGAAGAAATTAACAATATTTCTTTATATATGTCGTCTCATAGCATAACCCCAATTAAAAGAAATGATAATAGTAATAAAATGGCTAAACACAATCTCTATTCTGCAATTCAACACCAAtaaataaatgtgttttcttTTGTTACATATGAAAATGCAATGAAACTACATCAACACTCAGCTACGTTTTTGCCAATATGGGCAAAGTCCTAGCACCATTCACATTACAAGAGACCTTTTGATTGTTCTCCTTTCCCTTGTTGCTTTTACCCTCGAATTTTTGTTATTAAACCTCAGCATATTACCTCGTTTGCTACCTTTAACAGAGTCGCAGCAGCCTCATCTTCCTCCAATCTTGATTGTGACCGAGTATTATAAGATGTgaagaatgtggggtgtatatggaaaatgtaaggtgtatgtTGAGAATGGGGGTGGGAGGGTAATATGGGAAAGTAAATGGGATGTATTAAAATAaagtttaattgaaaaagtaaatgtgaggtgtattaagtatATAGGGTTTATTTAGCAATACGTGATGTGTaaatataataagccttttaTAATTATAAACCCAACAGAaagacaataaaaaaaaaacagtcactTTTAAGTTAATTTTATTTACTTTACATTTCTCATACGAGAaatgaaaagtaaataaaaccAATTTAGGAAACAATACTCGTATATTCAAAATGATAACATAAACATCTTATATATTGTCAAATTATTTCGCATATCGGATTTATTTTGCATCAAAACTAATGATTTGATGTAAACATTTCACAAACAATAACATGCATGTGCCACACTTGTGCACGTAATTTCCATATAATTAAGATTCAATACTAAAAgatgaatgaggatcctctatGTGAGAATGCCGGAAATTCTTTAATTGtattcgtttatcgtacatcatgcgatcaaaaatcattgtaaattttttatttcaaattgaatattAATAGCATCTGACAAAAACTAATCGTACAATATGCAATAAACAAACATGATTGAAAGATCTCTGAGATCCTCAATAATACCACTAGCTACTACTACCACAAAATAATATTCCATGATGATCAGCAAGTAGCCTCTTAATCCTACGCAGAAAACACTTTTGACTGAGTGTCCAATCTCCATTAATAATGACATGCAACTTTCACCATTTTTAATATTAAGGTTTCCAtttttcgttttcatgttttttaCTCGCCAAACCGGTCGGTTCTCTGCTTTCAGTCTGTTACAATTTGTTCATCTTTTTGTGTCGATAAATCCGCACAATTAGGGCAACAGAAGCAATAAAGTTTTGAGTTCGTTTGATGTTTGGATGCGTTACGTTTGAGAATTGAACTAAGAGAGAGATTCATCAGCATGCGTTACTTGTGAAGGCAAAGCATGCAAATGATCTGAagttgtgaatgacaatgaatgATGTATTGGATTACTTGTGTTGTAAGCTATTTGTTTATGGAGTTGTTAACGACATAAGTAATTTGATAGTCCTAGTGAAATAAGGATTATGTAATCTTAACCTTTGCAATTGACCTCAAAGAAATCTAATAGGTTTCACTACAAAGATATAGAATCATGGTAGGACTCAAtcacttaaataataaaatgGCTAAACACAATCTCTGTTCTGCAATTCAAcaccaataaataaatatgttttcttttcatACATCTGACAAAATAAATAGGTTTCACTTCAAAGTTGCTACTACTACGCTTTAGGATATTTCTTACACTTGTAACTGACAaattttaatttcgaatttgGTGAATGTTGAGTTTGATACTACctttgtaagatcccacattgctcagggagtggatcttgtaaaccttatatgtatattctcatctctacctagcacgaggtcttttggaagatcactggcttcggattccgtaggaactccgaagttaaacgagaaaggggccagagcattcccaggatgggtgacccactggtaAGTTCTGCTCgcatgagttcccagaaacaaaaccgtgagggcgtggccggggcccaaagcggacaatatcgtgctacggtggagttgagcccAGGATATGGTGAgggcccgggccaggatgtgacaatttggtatcaaagccaatccctggccagatgtgtgccgacgaggacgtcgagcccctaaggggggtggattgtaagatcccacatcgcccaggggagtggatcatataagccttatatgtaaattctcatctctacctagtacgaggccttttgggagctcactggtttcgagttctgtaggaactccgaagttaagcgggAAAagggccagagcattcccaggatgggtgggaaaggggccagagcattcccaggatgggtgacccactgggaagttctgctcgcgtgagttcccagaaacaaagcaGTAAGGGCGTGGCCGGGACCctaagcggacaatatcgtgctacggtggagttgagctcgggatgtggtgggggccggGCCGGGATTTGACAACCTTATTTCCCAACTCCTAGTAAATATATGATTTATACAAAAGTGCATAAAAAACTAAAAcgttcaaaaaatgaaaatttatagAAAGGAAATCCATAACTTTGAAAAACATCAAACTTCCAGCATATATATGCTACTAAAACTTTAAAGTACGTATTACGAATCTCAGTACGCTCTAGGTGAGGTACCTTAATTATTGGataatgaaa
This window harbors:
- the LOC126583612 gene encoding metalloendoproteinase 2-MMP-like; translated protein: MASKCTLSLFTITFLFVLLSLFSHATSSETHNKNTSPFEFLNHLKGCHKGDKVQGIQDLKKYLEKFGYLNGHSDNDDFDDILESAIKTYQLNYHLKATGTLDDKTVSKMMMPRCGVPDIINGTTSMRSGKKRHPHHHSGHGSPHTVAHYSFVPGNPKWPSSKYHLTYAFDQSTPTDARDAVARAFATWAGNTHFSFSQSQTYENADLTISFASGDHGDGSPFEGRGGTLAHAFAPTNGRFHYDADEPWAVGAVEGAYDLETVALHEIGHLLGLRHSSVEGAVMSSTVRTGFAQSLHADDIQGIKALYNT